The Clavelina lepadiformis chromosome 1, kaClaLepa1.1, whole genome shotgun sequence genome segment CCTATTGGGCGTAATTGAAAGCCTGTTTGTTCTAAAATTAAACGGTTTTGAAattatagtttttatttaatgacTTTTGTGTAtatgttttgattttaatacaaaatacTCTAACTATCTTACCAAAAAGAAACTCGGAAACCTTCTGCAATTGTGGTATTTCTGATTGGGAATATCCGCACTGATTTTGCAAGAGTTCCATGCCCTTTAGGAACTTTGCGCAGGCAAATTTCTCCTGATCTTTCTTAAGAGAAGTATATACAGTCTTCCATGTTTTCAACTCGCTTTCCGTATACTTAACTTCCTCTATTTTTTGTCCACTTAAAAGCAATAATATtagttatttacttatttaggGATATTTTACAAAGGATATCCTCATATACGTTGTTATAAATTacactataataaaagtaaaccatacctacaaacaaaaaataagcaTATAAGCTATATACTAAAGAGTTATCACGTTTATCACTGCtcaaaaatagataaaatacGAGAGATAAAGTTTAGTAACATGGCGGCTATGCTTATTTCCCGTCGCATAAAACTCGTTTTCACCCCATTTAATAACTTAGTTGAAAGTTAGAACTGTAAATCAACTGACGTAGTGGCAACCTTCCGATTCTGGAAGTTGATGAGATagcaacatgtttaaaatgCGATGGATATAGTATGAAAGTCATATTGTCTTATTTATAGAAAGTATTATACGAGGAGGTGACTAAGGATGTACAATACAGAATAATTGACTATACTAGAATAATCTAGAATAGTTAATTCCCGGTGTAcagacacataatcacttggacagttaatcacgcgacatttaatcacacatttacagtatcgaaAACTGCAAGTCTACACAGTCTAGACCACCACCCGACATTGTGGACTGACCACCACATAACGGACGGTTTAATTAATGACTATTAATGCACCCATTGCACAGTATTGGAATGTGAAATATCAAAAGACAACAACATCTCCAGTACGTGCCAATGAAAACCTTCAATCATAAAATAAAGACCGGTCCCTAAGATTCacaaaaatacgaaaattGGGTTCGTTATTCTAGAATGTGCATCCCTAGACGTGACACACTATTAGGCGTCAGCTAATAttcttaaaatattatttggaCAAAGATAAGTATGACGTGTTGCCTTATGACAGatcattttacaatttttatagATCTGATCGAACGCGTTGAAATTAGTTTGAGTATGATAAGTTTAACCTGTTTAACTATTTTGAGATCTTTATGGGACGTGTCGATATCTAGTTTGGTATTACGGGGTCGTAATGAATTAAGGGTCAAATCAATATCTTAATTACTTGTACTCTATCCAGCAAAGCTGTTTCAACTTACTGTCTATAGGCTAGAGCCAGTTTGCATATTTCTGTTCTTCTGCGTCTATAACTTTCGTCGCTATAGCCTGGATGAGATGCATCTTTGTTTggatcaaaattaaattgcaaAGATTGACATTTGTCAAGGTCAGATATGTGCCTTggaaaccaaacttttttacctaaaaataattgcttcttaaatcattcatttttgttttaagctTTTCATTAACTTACCAGATGCCGGAGACGAAATTTCTTCAATGTCATAGTTTTTAAAACGAATTTTGCTTAATGCACTCTCCAAATTGTCCCTATCACTTCTACAACGTATGTAAAGATCGACGCTGTGTTGGGGTGATACATTTTCTACAACAAATTGCACAGTTTTTGGTAAAGTTAACTTGAtacaaatgaaataagtttGTGTCCAGTTTACAAAAACTAAATACAGATATTACCATCTGAAACACTAAGAAATCCTTTTTTTGCCTGGCGACTTTCCCACAGCAAAACGTCAACATTATCAGCCTGTAATATGTAGAACGGTAAGTTAATATCCTACGCAGAATACGAATATAGGGCAAACAAGTATTAAAAAACACATCACTAAATTTTGGAATAAAGCTATATACACCTAAGAACTTAAATTTAATAAGTTTTGAAAGTCTTCTGAGTTCAGAAATATTCAATTTCCCAACGGTACGTAATGAATCAAGTTGGAAAAATGCCTATCGTATAATTtcgtttattattttttctttgagtGTGGTTAGCAAAAAAAATAGTACCAACCTTGTTACAGCATATATCGTAAAACGAAAACAAGTTCACAAACAttcaataaagtaaaatgtGTGCCTAAGTCACGAAAGTTAAAACGTGCAAAACGTTTCTGTGGTGCGGAATGGTTAGCACGACCATCAAATCCGTTCCgaagaaaaaattgcaaaaccaGGATACTCAAAACACGAAAAATGTAAACTAACAAACGATAAAAAACATTGGTTATTTTCAAATTGGCTATATACGAAACAATAAAACAGAACTATTCCAATCAGAAAAATACAGgcgctaaaaatttaatacgGAAAATACTAAAACGGAGTTAACCGAAATGGCAACAATGGCAGTTAAccgaaaaaataaacaactaaaattaACAACATACAATAGGCTAGAACTCGCCCATATATAGTGACACCTGAATTAAGAGACTTTTGAAACAGTGTCACGGTATGGGAACGTAGATCAAGTATGAAGTGTGGAACGGATAACACAAAACATTCTTATCAAATTTCACCACATTGTTAATCGAACttttagaatattttttttttgttggagtGTGCTTGATTGAGATAATATTGGCGGgctcaatttttattttaaacatttaattaaaaaaacgaTTAAAGAATTTAATTTGTTGTCTCTTTGCTCTCTCACCTCCAGGACGTTTGAAACTATTTGACAGTGACCTATGAAAGTTATCGAAAAACTGCAGATTGTCATGATCGTAAAGCATAATTTAAAGTTCAAAAATGCGTGAGTGCAAGTGAACttttagcaaatatcaattaaaaaaataattcaaaaattaGGTATAGGTTCACTGCAAAGGTTATAGCACTGAACTCAGCCTTTTTGTCTGCGCCGTGGGTTTTGGCGATGGCAGTATTCGTACGATTTCTCTTTCTGATACAGAAGCGGTATCTTTCACGTTAGGGAAGATGAATCTATTTGCAAcgattattttagttttaattttctacGAATTGTGTTAAGAACAACCATGTGATAGCACCAAAGAGAGAGTGCTGTCTCATTGGTCTCAAGCATAGGGCCTAAGCCTCcattttaaacaaacgactaataacttttgttaaagtttaaattaagCTGGTATTGAGAGCTGAATATATTGGTCTGTGCTTACGTTTCTAAATGTAAATTACCACTACCTAAACATTAACCAATCTCAAAAAATATTAGTCTAGTTAAATTCAcgtaaaatgttttactttaataggttaaaataatattttgttgcatttttaaaacattattcAACTGCTCAACAAATCTGCATAGAAAAATTTAGTCATGGTGTTTCGGTACACATTTTCGCCTGGAAGCagtacatttatttttacagtGTTAAAAGTTACGTTTACAGTATGTCTTTTCGGTTCCAGACTTACCCTACTTAACTTGAACctataattataaattttcaaCATCAAAGACTTGATTTAGGCTAGCCTATTTTTTCTTGCTGATCCAAAGTTCAAACTCAAGTTTTTGTACTGTTTACATAATCGCGTTAACAACAAAGGTCTTACCTTCAATGAATCCACAAGTGTTGCTGGGCTGGTCACAGAAGAACCAGAGATAAGTATATCATGCACCGACTTGTTGCTGGAGTTCGCCTCTAAATAATGGTACCCGTGTTTACTTCATCAACCTCAATAGGAATCATAAGCTAATTTTACTAACCCACATAGTTTCCTGCCTCAGGGGGAGTATGCAGAAAGTCGTATTAACATAATACCGCATAAGGAGACCAACGTCAAAATTATATCACGTAAGTTGCTGCCGTCTAGTATAGTAGTTGGTCTACAGCAGAGTCTATTTTTTGGTTCTGCGACCCCATTTTAGAAGAGAAATTTTTATGCGACCCCTTGAGGGGAAGCCTACACGTTAATGacgttaaaacaataaatgtcCAATTGCAAatctcaagtggtatttttgtctcTGGAAAAAATCATACAAGTGCACACAATCCACCGAAGTACTGTAGCTGTAGCCAATAGTAATAAAAGAATCAAACCGCAtaatggaaacagtaaagcgaataaaaaattaacaaaaaacaattcaatttataaacattaaatttgtttcacgacaccaaaattacattttgcgaCCCCAAACGAGGTCATGACgcacagtttgagaagccctggtcTACAGAACCATATAGGTAGCCTGCTGCTTGTATTTGTACACCGCCATTTAAGGTTAGGCAAGCGATGTACAGTATGAAGGCTGCAAGCcttaagttataaaaaagcTCACTAAACTAAAAGGCTTTGAAATCATCTGCACCGATGAAACAACCTATCGGTAACGTGCGGGACTGTATACAGCACAGCAGTTTACAGTAGGATCTGGACACCAAAAATTCGTACGACCAAGCTCAATTTGGGATTAGGTTAATCCGCCTTCCTGCGTACCATCTCAGACCTAcgttttcaaataattaaGGAACGCAAAAAGGTCATTTTATGATATCGGTATAGTTGTCTTCGAACTGAGTCTTTGCGAGCATTCGCGTACGCAAAAATTTTcatcttttcattttttcatggATGCACTCTTACACAAACTGTAGTTTTTAGGATCAGCTTGTTTTAGAATCTCTCCCTCGCTTTTAAACTGTCCCCCAATCCCGTCTCGTTGCAAGTTTACAACTCGTCCCACATTCAAATACAACGTTTAGCAAGTCCCTGACTACAGATTTCAATATCTATACAGAAATCCCATTGTTCCTGCACTGTAGTACAAACTCATCTCGTTTTAGCGCGGTGTCATTTCATCTAATCGCGAGGCGGGATTGTGATCCGACAGTTCTGTAGCAACCATCTCGTCCCTAAAGTTCCTACACAAATCGTAGAGAGTTGCTGGTAGCTTTAGACAAGGTTGTCATACAGTCCTTATTTCGAAGATTTGTCTTTATTTTGAGGATCTGTTTCTTAGAAAatacttttgtccttattttgactGGCGTCCTTATATTTGTCTTACATTTAAGGCCTTGCTTGCCATATTAGGCATTTCGATATACCTTAGAGCGTTATTTAGAAACAAAGATAGGACAGTCAAGTCTATCCAGCAAAAAAAGTAGCCTACACTTAGACAACACGAAAAACTGCAAGGTTCCACGATATcgatttactttttaaaaagttttgttataaTTAGTTACAAACAGTGcaagaaaagcaacaaaactATGCACTTTTTACACTCATCCTCTTTCCAACAAACTTAGACCGCGTGTCTGTCTGCAGTAGTTAAGCTGAAAATTATTGATTCTCGAGTTAGGGCAAAGTAGTTGCAATAGGCTATACTAAATTTTTTCCCATAAACGTCAAATTGATTTAATTACggttaaacattaatttacTGAAAAACGTCTCGAATTAGCCGTTGTCATTTGGGTGAATGACCAAAATTTAACTGAGTAGTCTTATGTAGGCTAAAAATACCATCATGTTGTGCCTGTCGCGTTTAAAAGCAGAACATTAGAAAACAGATCAGAAGTAGGCTATCAATGGAGAAATATTTCCTAAGCTTTACTTAACGCAATGATCATACTAAAATGTCTTAGTTTTCCACTATGGCGTTcgtaaacaaaaataagtgCACTATGTGCTATATCGTTGTTGCAGTTACTCTTGCTTACTAATTCTTACCGTTTTTTATAATGGGGTCTCTTGCATCGTCGATAAGACTTCGCCTCCTCATTTTCGTTTAGAAATGATTATAATCAACTCAGAATATCATTCAGATTTCAAAGTGTTTTTACTGACTACTACCAGAACAAAGCTTTTTAtaccaaaaataataatcaatccTAATGAAATACCTGGGAATGTATCGTAGATGCGGGATCTAAATTACTCACGAGCGCAGCTGCGATCGATAAACACGCTTGACGTCATTTGTAAATGTAAAGACGCCCATGTTTTTAGGTAAAGCTTGCATATACATAAAGCTAATCCAATATCTATGTTGCCCACAGATAGCAATTTTTCCTGTGTGTTTTCCAATATTTTAAGTAGCCTTATGTTTGGGGGCCCGTGGCGAGGTATGGCACAACTTAAGCTTGAGGCCCCCAAGATAACGGGATACGTAGAAATCTATCCTAGGGGGTTCAGGGGTATGCTCCccgaaacattttgcatttacATCGTCTAAAATGCATAAAGgtttgcttttgtttcaaaaaacaaattgcttgaactttgtttgtgcatttgttttcagtttaagGCTCCCTAATTTTTGCTCTATGACCCCCAAGGTCTCACAGTCACAatcttcatttctttgttgcaACCGAGCGATTAGTACCTTAGAGGCTTGTGAGCAGAGAACACAACCTTTTCTTCGTCTCGGCAAGATGTCTTAAATCTTTAGGGTGACCACCTCGCTCTCCTCACTCTAAAGCCACTACTAATCTTAACTCCACGGGAAAACGTCCATCGAAAAGTGAAGCTACTCCAGAATGATCAATGAAAAACGTGCTCCAGGAACACTGAGGATGATATGTACATGGAACAACATGTATCCAAAAATACGAACAGATCTGTTACGGATCGAACTGGCTCGTAAATCCAATCAACGTACAATTTGGAATTCAATTTTCAAAAGACACAGTAGATGCTTGAAACTAGGCCTGATTATAAGTAATCGAACCGGAGAAATAGATAACCCTTAATCAAACTTTGACTCTTAAGGCTTGGAAAGATGATTTAATCAAAGCCTGTTTTTAACAGGCTGTTAATAACAGCCTAGCTGTAGCAAATAGTAGTATATTATGCAATCTGCAAATTTGTACATGCTGATCACCTAAGAGATGTTCTTCAGTCCAACAAGGCCCGAAGGCCCTTCAACCTTAGCCCGGATACTAGAAATGCACACGATTTCTTTAAAATCTTATATTGAACGGTTTGAAAGTGATCAACGGATCACTGAAACAGAACAGCTACAAATGACAATAATGGACGTAGGTCGACTTCGTATGTGCATGCACAGTACGTGTGTTACGTCACGTGTGATTTCTATCGGTACAGAACCCAGggtaatattacttataatcTGAAAACACAAACCAGGACTAAGTAAGGGAAATGTTACTACCCTGTGAAGCAGCAAGCGATAGCAATAAATAATCGGCAATACCGGTAAACTAGGTCTCAAATACGTGACTAATAAATATAgacattaaaacaaatttactgGCAACTAACCTATCACACTGCAGACAAACAATCAATTAAACAAGTCAGGCTAACAACCACAATACCTATATtaaattggctgggattaaagTTATTGTGCGACTAGATATAACACAAAAAAACTGGGCATTAACAAGCACACGGTAGCAAAGCAGTTCACAGCCAGATCTAAACAAACGGGAACATAAGTTTCTCACGTTTTTGTGCTTGTGCTTGCTGTGCAATACTAGCGGTGCGAAGGTTACTCCACACGCAGTagtgaaataaaaagtgttttgcaatcaacaatctacattttttattgatgagcTGGGACCACGGATTTTGAGGGTCACTGTAAAGGGGCCACTAACCATGAAatgttgagaaccactgcttcATGTTATCAAAATATATTGCACAAAAACATCACACCATTCCTTGGGAAACCTGGCCACGGCTCCATTTTCCTTGCTGACATTTACAATAGcctaataatttcattttcttgaaaaatacGCATCATTCATAACACAAAAAACGTCATTTGACGTAAAACGTGCTCTGTAAACGTTGTTTAACGTTATTACTTCGCTTGACGCACGGGTGTCACACTATTACGTCGATAATATTTTTAGTAACTTACTTAGGGAATTTATCTAGCATATTGACAGCAAACGTTGACTCTATTGATGACGATACGAACGTTAAGGAAGTAAGACGCAGTAGAGGCTATGTACTAGTATACGTATAGCTTGCGCTTGTTAGCCTAAAAGGCgtttatttaaacataatCGAATAAAGTAGCCTAACGCGGATCCTAGAATTTTCTCGTATTTAGTAATGGTCGGAGTTGCTCACAAA includes the following:
- the LOC143444297 gene encoding tyrosine 3-monooxygenase-like, encoding MRRRSLIDDARDPIIKNEANSSNKSVHDILISGSSVTSPATLVDSLKADNVDVLLWESRQAKKGFLSVSDENVSPQHSVDLYIRCRSDRDNLESALSKIRFKNYDIEEISSPASGKKVWFPRHISDLDKCQSLQFNFDPNKDASHPGYSDESYRRRRTEICKLALAYRHGQKIEEVKYTESELKTWKTVYTSLKKDQEKFACAKFLKGMELLQNQCGYSQSEIPQLQKVSEFLFEQTGFQLRPIGGLLSARDFLASLAFKVFQCTQYVRHESSPLHTPEPDCCHELIGHVPMLCDPDFAKFSQEVGLASLGASDDDIEKLSTLYWFTVEFGLCKENGNLKAYGAGLLSASGELKHAMSDIPEHLPLVAEQVAVQTYQDSDYQPVYFVAENFENALLQFRKFYKEHIQRSFHVRYDEHGQRVVTTPELW